GATACAGGTAAAAGGTACTGATAACCAGGCCCAGCACCGAAGACTATCGGGAAAGGACCTATGAAAATCACTCCTCCGACTGAAGTTGAACCCTGCTGAATGCCTGAAACAGCCAGAGCTGCTACACCTGCAAAGATCAGTAGAAAACCAAGAAAGACTGCAA
This is a stretch of genomic DNA from Conexivisphaerales archaeon. It encodes these proteins:
- a CDS encoding DUF131 domain-containing protein; its protein translation is MSLQRLGLIAVFLGFLLIFAGVAALAVSGIQQGSTSVGGVIFIGPFPIVFGAGPGYQYLLPVSLIIAILILVLSFLMYRSSRAKQKEAV